GGAATTGCTGGCGCCGTTCGGGCTGGACGCCAGCGACCCGGCCTTCTGGGACAAGGGGTTGGGCATGATCGCAGGGTTCATCGAGGAATTGGAGGCGATGGAAACCTGACCCGGCGGCGCGGCGGCGTCACCTGCGGTCATGCGTATTTGTAAAAGAGAAGAAGCGCAGCCGCACGGATGGCCGCGCAGCGATCACAAGGCGTTGTGAGAGCCGTCGCATAGCGGTTGTTTCTGGCTGGCCTTGCAACCGCAGAAGAACGCCTTTCCGTCCTTTTCGGCGGTCCATTTCTGCGGCTGGAACGGCGTGTCCTTGTGCGAGCCGTCGCAGAAGGGCTGGTTCTGCGACCTGCCGCAGGCGCACCAGAAATAGGTCTTGCCCGCCGTTACATCGACGGGAAAAGGCCCTTTCTGGGCGATGATCGGCGCATCTGACATGGTGGTCCTTCCTTTGTTTGCAGCTGTTTTCAGCGTTGCGAGACAGCTAGAACGTGTCGGGCTCGTGGCCAGCGGGCTTACTTCAACTGGCTGTCCTTCGAGCCGCGCCGGTTGATGCCGCCGCGCGCCCGGACAGCACCGTCGCGTTCCGCAGCGCAGTCGATACAAAGCTTGACACCGGGCAGCGCATCGCGCCGGGCCCGGGGGATTTCCTCTTCGCATTCGGCGCAGTGGGTCAGGCTTTCGCCGTGCGGCGCGCGGCGGGCCTTCAACCGTTCGAGTTCCTCGGCGATGGAGGCCTCGATCTGGTCGTTCACCGCTCCGTCGCGTGTCCAGCCGCCGGCCATGGCATCAGTCCAGTTCGGTCCAGGGCCACGGCTTGACCTCCGACGCGGCGGTCTGGTACCGCGCGGCCTTGGCCATCCAGATGCCCAGATCGGTGCCGAAATCCGACAGCCTTTCATTGGGTTGGCGGTTGTTGACCAGCATGATGACGAACTGCACCACCGTGCACGCGGTCAGAACCGTCTGCGCGAGGCTGAGCATCAGCCAGATCAGCAGCATGTTCAACAGCCGCAGCCCCATGTTGTCGGCTTCGGCGGCTGGCTGTTCGCCATGGATGCGCCCCTGCACCTTGTCTTCGTCGCTTGTCATGGCAGCCCCCTGTTTCGATTGTCCGAAGGTAACGCAAACGGACGCTGGACGCCAAGCACCAGACTTGACGCCGGCAACGGAACGCTAATTTGCACCCCATCGATCGGAGGATGCGATGAAACGTCTTGCAGCAGCTATCCTGGCACTATTCTCGACCCTTTCGGCAGCCGCGGCCTTTGAGTTCGACAATATCGACGGTGGCACGCTGGACATGTCGGACTGGGCGGGTCGTCCCGTGCTGGTGGTCAACACCGCGTCCCAGTGCGCGTTCACGCGGCAATATTCCGAATTGCAGGCGCTGTACGACCGCTATCGCGACCGGGGGCTGGTGGTGCTGGCGGTGCCATCCGACGACTTTCGCCAGGAACTGGACAGCGCCGAAGTGGTCAAGGAGTTCTGCGAGGTCAATTTCGGTCTGACCCTGCCCATGACCGACATCACGCCCGTCAGCGGCCCGCAGGCGCATCCCTTTTACCGCTTCGTGCAGGAAACCGCCGGATTCGCGCCCCGCTGGAACTTCAACAAGGTGCTGATCGGTCCCGACGGCGCGGTTGTGGCCACGTGGGGATCGGCGGCCAAGCCGCTGTCGCGTAGCGTGACCGACCGGATCGAACCCTTGCTGAACTAGGTTCCGGCGTTCAGCATCGCCCAGATCTCGTCCTTGAGGGCCGCGCGGCGTTTTCGCAGTTCGGTCTCGGCAAGGTTGTCCATGGGGTCGAGATTGGTTTCCGCGCGATGGACCTGGCTGTTGACCTCGGCATAGCTTTCGGCGAGGCGGGCGAAATGCGCGTCGGTCTGTTTCAACTGGCTGATCCTGGCGACGAATTGCGGGAACTCTTGGGCGAGGTCATGCGGGGTATGGGACATCTGGCTTCTCCTCCGGGCTGTTGTGCGCAGAACAGAAGATCAGAGGCCGGCGCCGCTCTCCTTGACCCGGATCAAACTTGCGGAATATGTGCCTATCGTTTGGCCGGCCGCCAGCCCGCGTTTCGCGCATCCGCTTCCGAGCAGAACCAGCGTTCACCCTTGCTTTCATCGATCCGCGTCTCGTCGTACCAGCGCTGGCCGGGGACGTGGAATACCCGTCGCCCCGAGGCCGAGATATTGCCCTTGATCGCACAGTCCGGTTGCGGGGTTCCGGCCCCCTGCCGCGCGGCCGACCGGAAGGCGGCGGGCGATTGCACGCCGGTGCCGTGCAAGCCCCGCCCGGCGATCGCCGCGCCCTTTTCGTCCAGGTCGTAATCCCAGGAATAGCGCCGATAGGCGAAAGCCAGACCATCCTGCACAAGCCGTCTGGCGATATCTTCGCCGTCAAGGTTGCAGCGCGCCACGACACGGCCATATCGGTCGCGATCGAGCGCCTCGCAGGACACATTCTTGCCGTCGAGCCGGGCTTTCACGTTGCTGACGACCCAGGCCCCGCAGGGCCAGACCGGAGCGTTCTGGCCACCGCAGCGCTGACCAGCCTCCGGCGCGTCGATCCCGAAAAGCCTGATGCGGATACCGCCCACGTCCAGCGTGTCGCCGTCGATGACGCGGACCGGGCCCGCGATCTCTGCTTGCGCAACCCCGGCGCACAGAAGAACGAGAAGTGAACAAATCCTTAACATTCCCTTAATCTGGGCGCGCAAGCCCCCGCGATCAACGGGAAAGACAGGAAATCGTTAACGTTGCAGCGTCCGCCAATCCGGATGGATCCAGGGCTCGGCGTTTTCGGGCGGCAGGCCGCGACCCAGCACATGGTCGGCGATCTTTTCGCCGGTCATGATCGACGGCGCGTTGAGGTTGCCGTTGGTGATGCGGGGAAAGACGGAGCTGTCTGCGACGCGCAACCCGTCGACCCCGATCACCCGACCCTGCGGATCGACCACCGCGTCGGGATCGTCGCGCCGGCCCATCTTGCAGGTACCGCAGGGATGATAGGCGCTTTCGACATGCTCGCGGATGAAATCATCCAGCGCGTCGTCGTCTTGCGCCGCCTCGCCCGGCTGGATCTCGTGGCCGCGGAAAGGCGCAAAGGCATCCTGCGCGAATATCTCGCGCGTCAGCCGGATCGCCGTGCGGAAATCCCGCCAATCCTGCGGATCGGCCATGTAATTGAACAGGATCTTCGGTGCGTCCTCGGCCCGTTCCGACCGCAGCGTGACCGACCCCCGCGACGGCGAGCGCATCGGCCCGACATGGGCTTGGAAACCATGCCCTTCGGCCGCGACCTTGCCGTCGTAGCGCACCGCCAGCGGCAGGAAATGGAACTGGATGTCGGGATAGTCGATGCCCGCGCGGGACCGGATGAAGCCGCAGCTTTCGAATTGGTTCGACGCGCCTGGACCACGGCGCCGCAGCAGCCATTGCGCCCCGACCCAGGCCTTGCCCAGCAGCGACCAATACTTGAACAGGCTGACCGGCTGGGTTGCGGCCTGCTGGATATACAGTTCCAGGTGGTCCTGCAGGTTCTGCCCGACGCCGCGCCGGTCGGCGATGACGGCGATGCCGTGTTCGGCGAGGTGCGCCGCCGGTCCGATCCCCGAAAGCATCAGCAGTTGCGGCGAGTTGATCGCACCGGCGCTCAGGATCACCTCGCGCGTGGCACGCAGGACGCGCCCGCCCAGATCGACACCTGTGGCGCGGCCGTCCTCGACAACCACCCGCCGCGCCAGGCCGCGCACCAACTGTGCGCCCAGCTTCTGCGCCGGGCGCAGATAGGCCTTGGCCGTGGACCAGCGTTCGCCATTCCAGATCGTCCGGTCGAAGGCACCGAAGCCTTCTTGCTGGTGGCCATTGTAGTCGCCGGTGACGGGATAGCCCGCCTGGCGTCCGGCCTCGACAAAGGCCTGCACCAGCGGGTTGTCGCGGGTGCCGCGGGTCACGTGCAATGGCCCGCCCTGCCCGCGCCAGTCCGGGTCGCCGCCGTGGCCGCCGGCATGCCAATCCTCAAGCCGTTTGAAATAGGGCAGCACGTCGGCATAGGCCCAGCCATCCGCGCCCTGATCGCGCCAGAAATCGTAGTCGCGGGCATGGCCGCGGACATAGATCATGCCGTTGATGCTGGACGACCCGCCGATCACCTTGCCGCGCGGGCAGGCCAGTTGCCGCCCGCCCAGATGCGGTTCCGGCTCGGTCCGGTAGCCCCAATCGTAGCGCGCCATGTTCATCGGGTAGGACAGCGCGCCGGGCATGTTGATGAACGGCCCCCGGTCGGACCCGCCATATTCCACCACGATGACCGAATGCCCGGCTTCGGCCAGCCGGTAGGCCACCGCACAGCCCGCGCTGCCGGCGCCCACGACAATGTAATCGGCCTTCGGTCCGTCGCTCAAAACGGCGCCTCGACCCGACCCATGCGGACATAAACGGATTTCAGTTGCGAATAGTG
This sequence is a window from Thalassococcus arenae. Protein-coding genes within it:
- the betA gene encoding choline dehydrogenase, producing MSDGPKADYIVVGAGSAGCAVAYRLAEAGHSVIVVEYGGSDRGPFINMPGALSYPMNMARYDWGYRTEPEPHLGGRQLACPRGKVIGGSSSINGMIYVRGHARDYDFWRDQGADGWAYADVLPYFKRLEDWHAGGHGGDPDWRGQGGPLHVTRGTRDNPLVQAFVEAGRQAGYPVTGDYNGHQQEGFGAFDRTIWNGERWSTAKAYLRPAQKLGAQLVRGLARRVVVEDGRATGVDLGGRVLRATREVILSAGAINSPQLLMLSGIGPAAHLAEHGIAVIADRRGVGQNLQDHLELYIQQAATQPVSLFKYWSLLGKAWVGAQWLLRRRGPGASNQFESCGFIRSRAGIDYPDIQFHFLPLAVRYDGKVAAEGHGFQAHVGPMRSPSRGSVTLRSERAEDAPKILFNYMADPQDWRDFRTAIRLTREIFAQDAFAPFRGHEIQPGEAAQDDDALDDFIREHVESAYHPCGTCKMGRRDDPDAVVDPQGRVIGVDGLRVADSSVFPRITNGNLNAPSIMTGEKIADHVLGRGLPPENAEPWIHPDWRTLQR
- a CDS encoding thermonuclease family protein codes for the protein MLRICSLLVLLCAGVAQAEIAGPVRVIDGDTLDVGGIRIRLFGIDAPEAGQRCGGQNAPVWPCGAWVVSNVKARLDGKNVSCEALDRDRYGRVVARCNLDGEDIARRLVQDGLAFAYRRYSWDYDLDEKGAAIAGRGLHGTGVQSPAAFRSAARQGAGTPQPDCAIKGNISASGRRVFHVPGQRWYDETRIDESKGERWFCSEADARNAGWRPAKR
- a CDS encoding CDGSH iron-sulfur domain-containing protein encodes the protein MSDAPIIAQKGPFPVDVTAGKTYFWCACGRSQNQPFCDGSHKDTPFQPQKWTAEKDGKAFFCGCKASQKQPLCDGSHNAL
- a CDS encoding glutathione peroxidase, which translates into the protein MKRLAAAILALFSTLSAAAAFEFDNIDGGTLDMSDWAGRPVLVVNTASQCAFTRQYSELQALYDRYRDRGLVVLAVPSDDFRQELDSAEVVKEFCEVNFGLTLPMTDITPVSGPQAHPFYRFVQETAGFAPRWNFNKVLIGPDGAVVATWGSAAKPLSRSVTDRIEPLLN
- a CDS encoding DksA/TraR family C4-type zinc finger protein; this encodes MAGGWTRDGAVNDQIEASIAEELERLKARRAPHGESLTHCAECEEEIPRARRDALPGVKLCIDCAAERDGAVRARGGINRRGSKDSQLK
- a CDS encoding DUF4389 domain-containing protein → MTSDEDKVQGRIHGEQPAAEADNMGLRLLNMLLIWLMLSLAQTVLTACTVVQFVIMLVNNRQPNERLSDFGTDLGIWMAKAARYQTAASEVKPWPWTELD
- a CDS encoding YdcH family protein, whose amino-acid sequence is MSHTPHDLAQEFPQFVARISQLKQTDAHFARLAESYAEVNSQVHRAETNLDPMDNLAETELRKRRAALKDEIWAMLNAGT